One Polaribacter reichenbachii genomic window, TATTTGGTTGATGGCCATACAAACCTATTTGTAACCATCCATTTTTATCAAAAGTACCTTTTGCATTAATTTGATTATAAACCATAGTATATAATGCCGAACGAACTTGAGCTGGAGCAACTTCTTTAGGTAATTCTTGCCAAAGAGCAATTTGTGATAATGATTGAAAAGCTCCAAAACGATAAGCTAAAGATCTACCAATTGGAGGATAAGTTCCTTCTGGTGAAATTAAACGCTCTTGAATAGCAGCATAACGTTTTGCTCTTTTTAAAGCAGTAGCAAAATCTCTATCTACTTTTTTACCTTTTTCTTTTAAAACTTTTAAAATATCTAAAATCATTGGTTGTATAACAAAACTGTTATAATAATCCCAATGAAAATTTGGACCATCACCATACATACCATCACCTAAATACCATTCTTTATGTTTATTTAAAGGATAATCTAATCGCATCATATCTGCACCTGCATCAAATTTTAACAATGCAGCTTCTATCATTCCAGAAAAAAGCAGCCAATTACTATAATATGGTTTTATTTTTCTGGTAGATTTTAATGCTTTAATTACATTTTCTTTTGTGGTTTTATCTAATGGGTCCCATAGTTGTTTTGGTGCTCTTATAAATGCTTGTGCAAAAAAAGCTGCATCAACTAACGGTTGTCTATCATTGGTGAAATTCATAAAATCTGCAGCCTTTGGATCTGTGGCATTCTGAATGCATTTATGAACTAATTTAATATACTTTGCTCTTAATATACCTTCTGGTGTATTGTCTGAGCCTAACTCTAACCAAGGTGCCATTCCAGAAAGTAATCTTCCAAAACCTTCTAAATAGGTTACGTGCGTTCTATCATCCCAAGCACCAGGAGATTTCTCTACAGGCATTATTTTTTTTAGTTTATTTTTACTTAATGCTTCTAAAACTGGGTCTCCAATTTTAATTAATGATGCTACAAAAAATTCTCTAACTTCTTTTGTTGAATTATTTTGTAATTGGTTTTCTTGAGAAAAAGCCTTAATTGAAATTAAGAATATTCCTATAACTAAAATGCTTTTTAATTGATTACTCATTGTATTTAATTGTTTTTGATTCTCCATTATTAAATTTTACAATAACTTCTTTTAAATTATGAATTGGTTTAATACTTTTAACTGGACATAATTCTTTTTTATTCCATTTTTCTCCAGATTTTTTCCATAGCATTAACGTTGCATAAATTGTAGAATTGGCTTTTTTAGGATTAAAACTACTCGTAACATTAATAACCTTGCTGTTTATACTTTCTGGATGCAATCCTTTTGCACTTACAACTTCAGTTTTATCCCATCCTAATAGGGGTATCATTGCTAATTGATATTTTCCATTATCCATAATAGTTACTTTGTTGCCTTTTATTTTTTTGGTTGATATTTTAATTTCTTTATCGAATTTTGGCAAAGCATAATGTCCTAATCGCATAGCAATAGCTTTATCACTATTATTTTTATCAACTCTTAATATTCCGTTTTTTAAAGGTATTTCTGCAAGATTAAATTTTATATTTTCATCTGTTTCTAAGACAACATCTCTATAATATATTTCATCTTCAAACTTTTTAAAAGTATATAATCTAAAAGCTTCCCAAGCTTCTTTTTTATTTTTAATAACATAATTCATGGCAACCTCTCCGTTTTCTCCATCTGCTTGCCAAGGAAATGCGCTACTGTAAGATAAACGATTGTAATTTTCTGTAGATCTAAACTTTTGCCAATCGTCTTTAACTTTTTCATGACACCAAGAACGTACTTCAGATGCACCAATATTTGGGTAATTAGTTATTAAAAGCTCTGAGTCTTTCATAAAATTATTAAAAACTTTTCCATCTTTTAATTCAGATTCCCAAGCTCCTTCGTTTTCTATGGAAGTCCAAAATGGACTATCATCTGACACTAGAAGCCCCATAAATGCTTTCCCCATCCAATACACACTACCTCTGCAACTATAATTCTGCACTGCAGGTTCAAAAGCTCCATAAAAACCTAGTGTTGGCACATTATCTTCCATAAATTCGGGATGTTGTAAAAACTGTTTTAAAACTCCAGAAGAAATTCTTCGCATCCAACCATAATTTACATTTGCATCATTTTCAAAACCCATTAAAGGCAATGGTACAATAGCACCAATTCTATAGCTAATGCTTCGTCCCCACATAATCATTTGCCCGTTTTTACTAAACATTTTTGGGTATGTGGTTTTTAAATCGTTAAAATTAGATTTAAATTTGAGTGCAATTTCTGGATAGTATTTATTACCAAAATATTGAGACCAAAGAGAACCATACATTTGAAAAGCCCACATGCTGTAGTAATCGTAAGCAGGACTATCGTTATACCAACCATCTCCTCTATAATCCTTTAAAGACTTTTCTAAATAATTTACCAGTAATTTTTCATTAACAGCATAACCTTGTTCTTTAAAAAAACTTAACACAAAAATGTTGAAAAATTTCCAATTAGAGTCTACTGTTGGTCCATCTCCATAACTTAACATTGTTTTAGCTAATGCATTTTTTGTTGCTTGTGGCAATGGTTCCCATAAAGTATCTGGGCTTACTAATAGTGATAAAGCTAAGGCTCCAAATTCTACTAAATTTTGACTTGGCCCACCATTTTTTGCTCTAGGAACAATAAAAGATTTACTTGTAGCATCTACTAATTTACTTATTTGATATCTATAATATTCTGCAACTTTTATTTTGTTAATTGTAAGATTTGGATTGTCTTTTAAAAGTGGAGCTGCAACAAATAAGGTTCTACACAAACCCTCTAATTTTTCTGTAGGTACTTGTTTTTCATTATGAGGATAACTTTTTCCTGATTGCTTAGGAAATTTCATTGCATCATCCATAGTATTTATGTAACTAAAAGCTCCTTTAAGAAGATATGTGGCAGCATCTTTCCAATGCTGTTTTGTCATTCCTGTATGCGGACTCAGTTTGTAATCTGGGTTTACAATATGAAAAATATTATCTTTTTTAGTTTGTTTTTGGGCAAATACAGACAAACTAAAAGCTAAAAATATTATTATTAGAAATTTTAATTTTATCATGAGTTAAAGAAATTTATACTAGTTCATTATAAGTTTTAATAAAAACTAGCATATTAGAGTCATTTTACCACCTATTAATCGCTGATTAATACCTTATATACTTTTTAATATAAGTGTTATTTTTACACTTATAAAATGTAAAAATACAAAACTATGCCAATAATCAATACTTTATAGAAAGTTTGACTATAATTTTTTTGAAATAAAAATCTTACAGAAAACCCACTTACTAAAAAGTTAAAAAATAACTAAACTATATAATTAATTAAAACTACTAAATAAACTATGAACAAAAAATTACTAATTGTAAGTTTCGTACTTATATTGT contains:
- a CDS encoding DUF2264 domain-containing protein, whose product is MENQKQLNTMSNQLKSILVIGIFLISIKAFSQENQLQNNSTKEVREFFVASLIKIGDPVLEALSKNKLKKIMPVEKSPGAWDDRTHVTYLEGFGRLLSGMAPWLELGSDNTPEGILRAKYIKLVHKCIQNATDPKAADFMNFTNDRQPLVDAAFFAQAFIRAPKQLWDPLDKTTKENVIKALKSTRKIKPYYSNWLLFSGMIEAALLKFDAGADMMRLDYPLNKHKEWYLGDGMYGDGPNFHWDYYNSFVIQPMILDILKVLKEKGKKVDRDFATALKRAKRYAAIQERLISPEGTYPPIGRSLAYRFGAFQSLSQIALWQELPKEVAPAQVRSALYTMVYNQINAKGTFDKNGWLQIGLYGHQPNIGEGYISTGSLYLCSEVFLILGLPSNNEFWNTPYQAWTQKKIWSGQNIKIDHAIKN
- a CDS encoding DUF2264 domain-containing protein; this translates as MSVFAQKQTKKDNIFHIVNPDYKLSPHTGMTKQHWKDAATYLLKGAFSYINTMDDAMKFPKQSGKSYPHNEKQVPTEKLEGLCRTLFVAAPLLKDNPNLTINKIKVAEYYRYQISKLVDATSKSFIVPRAKNGGPSQNLVEFGALALSLLVSPDTLWEPLPQATKNALAKTMLSYGDGPTVDSNWKFFNIFVLSFFKEQGYAVNEKLLVNYLEKSLKDYRGDGWYNDSPAYDYYSMWAFQMYGSLWSQYFGNKYYPEIALKFKSNFNDLKTTYPKMFSKNGQMIMWGRSISYRIGAIVPLPLMGFENDANVNYGWMRRISSGVLKQFLQHPEFMEDNVPTLGFYGAFEPAVQNYSCRGSVYWMGKAFMGLLVSDDSPFWTSIENEGAWESELKDGKVFNNFMKDSELLITNYPNIGASEVRSWCHEKVKDDWQKFRSTENYNRLSYSSAFPWQADGENGEVAMNYVIKNKKEAWEAFRLYTFKKFEDEIYYRDVVLETDENIKFNLAEIPLKNGILRVDKNNSDKAIAMRLGHYALPKFDKEIKISTKKIKGNKVTIMDNGKYQLAMIPLLGWDKTEVVSAKGLHPESINSKVINVTSSFNPKKANSTIYATLMLWKKSGEKWNKKELCPVKSIKPIHNLKEVIVKFNNGESKTIKYNE